Part of the Diabrotica virgifera virgifera chromosome 6, PGI_DIABVI_V3a genome, TGAcgacaaatagagtagtaaggataGTGAGAGATCTTGCTGTCCTCCAATAGGAATACGATCAGTGGGACGGCCAAAAAACGAtgaaatgacaacttactggaggcacattgaaaaacagagtcATTGTCTACACAATAAGAAAAAGAAGGACTTAAATTCGCACAAACAATGTAGATTTCTTATTCTGACTGAATCATAGAATAAGAATTCTCTATACTCTATACCAGCgtttctcaatctgtggtacatgtaccactggtggtacatttcattttttgaggagGTACACaaaaaaacagccaaaatcagcaccactattatagttaattagatcacctagttagatatgtatttcagttaggtggtaccaaaaataataaaaagtatttggtggtacatgacacaaaaagattgagaaccgctcctctatacagtgatgagcgcgttaataaccggcaaaataacgcaaaagatggaaataatacattgcgaaacaaaaagagatgaaactagtggaggtggaaatgatcgttatagacgtacaaaaaattaacattacattacataattagtttaagtattttctatgggaaataagccacaattttactaaaaaatgaatgtattaacGTTTctaagcccaaatcgggtttcgttgtcaaaatacaaaatactattatatacccgatttgggcttcgaaacgttaatacatacattttttagtaaaattgtggcttatttccgatagaaaatacttaattataaaaatgccacaaggaaatagcttcagaacaacattacatagtttcccacctttacacgcattgacatattaagcctagactcggcatactcaccaaaaaagcgtaacgcggaaacagcatggaaacagtcgatcggtgctctatctatctcttttaaccaaacgatcccgcgcatgtgactgacaaagatggctagaccactcaatcctatggcgacgttacaccccgatgcattgagtggcatatccctagtcAAGTCTATCCTCTTTACATGTCTCTGTTTacacgtctgtgacaggagtattttataaaactctactgtcacagtgacagttgtcatactcctctgatacgtctaaaggtgggaaactatgtaatgtaatgttaatttatacgtttataacgataatttccacctccactaatTTCATCCCTTTTTGTTTCGcgatgtattatgttttccatcttttgcgttattttgccggttattagcgcgctcatcactgtataaatacTCTGGCCCTACATTCTCGACTTCACTAGAAATTTCAATGGTCTcgtttgaaaaaaataaaattgctcCTGGGACATCGAGGTGCGTTGCGCGTTGTTTACTTGGGGTCCTATCGAATTCTCTAGTAGGTCATTGACAGGCACGTAACGTAacattattttctaaattttaggTACTATAGATTATATCTCTCTAACAAAAGAATATGTACCAGGAGCCCTAAATGTTCTTAGAAAATCGTTTTATCGCGAAGAAAGCGACTGCCTAGCGGCAGGTGTGGCAAACAGCGAGGATGCTATGTGCGAAGTGGATAATTTTATGACTAATATGGCAAAACATGGAGTTTCCATTGTAGCGGTGGAGAGGAAAACAAATACTGTATGTGGTGTCGCAGTCAACGAAATTCGAGAGGTAATATAAGATGTAGTTGTAATATCTTAGTTAAGTTTATAATAATCTCCCATTAATCATCTCTCGAATTATCTCGAGTGCTAATGCACAGTTTGGCCAGATTAGCGCGCTCGAGTTAACTCGAGCGTACACGTTAAGGTGTTAAGCAGTTTAATATGACCGATTCATATAGGTACATACTAATATTCAATTTTTCTTGTAGATCAATACCCATCCCGTAGTCACACATTGTGTCGATAAGGCAAGGCACACAGCTACcaaaagttttttgaaatatGTAGAAGAAGCGGACGATCTCCTCAGcatttttgaaaattgcaaagtcGATTGCTACATAGAATTATTTTGCTTATCCATATTACCAGAATACAGAAGAAGAGGAATTGCTTTGACATTAGCGAAAGTAACTGAAGAACTGACTCGACAACTATCTCATGGGAAACCTGTGAAACAGTCATTAGATGACAGTGATCTGCCTTTAGAACCCATACCAAAAATGATTGCTGTTATTTTTACAACCCACGGATCCAAGAGACTAGGTGAAAAAGTTGGATGGGAAAGTGCTCGTAGTTTAAAAATGAGTTTTACCAAAGACGATACAGACTGTTTTAATgttatgtttaaaaaaatgtctaacAGTAAGGTCTAAACTTATGCTATCGTTGTATAAAGAGAACCACAGCGAAATTCTACAGTTGTGTTTTAacgatatttttttattaataaacttcAAAAACTAAGTTTTTGATCTAATAGCACAGTGGTTCCCAAGCTAtaatgtctggcgacccaccttctgatgttttttcatattcgcgagcCATCCCTCACTCATGATCATACGCTATTCTGTACTCTGAACGTCACTCAGCTACTGTAAgcgccacgccgcgacccaccggttgggaaacgctatatatcacataaaacaacatccaaaaatgttattctacattccaccagactgaaaacaatgggaacctactctggtaacacctccgaggcttctacaatttgcaagccataacggatactgagactaaggaagatgagggaattttacaatttataattcacgtcccatctgctcagcgcggtaaagttccaacgagaatggttcccttcgtacttcaatcagagtaaacatgtaaatcaaaaatgaataaccattttcaatttcgttgcaacactaAACTACAGCCgtatcattattccagttcaatcagagagtgcagcaagcacctctatcggtttttaaacttattagtctctcatcaggaggcacaaatgctgctctctctctgatccaactaggacaaaccccggcgtacagtcacggattgcaacgaacgaaatggcagggatgcactagcggcaactgctagccaaaaactaagttttcaatctaatagcacataaaacaacatccaaaaatgttattctacatcccaccagactgaaaacaatgggaaccttctctggtaacacctccgaggcttctacaatttgcaagccataacggatgctgagagtAAGGAAGATGAGTTGGGTCAGAgaaagcagcatatgtgcctcctgatgagagactaataagtttcgaaaccggtagcgGTGCTTGCTGtactctgattgaactggaataatgatgctgctgtagtttcgtgttgcaacgaaattgaaaatggttattcatttttaaccaCTATATTTAACACTATTAGTCCAACAAAATGGAAGAAATGATGAAAGAAATGTTATCGGAATTTAAACAAATGCTATCAGAATTTAAAGAGAAAAGAGATGAGGTTGTTACATATGATACTTGTATCATTACGTACGTAGGTGGCAGTAGACACTCTCAATGTAATAGTCACTTTCGACAGTTGATTCCCCGACACCGACAGATTCCGATCCGAATGCCAAAAGTGCAAGTGCAaatggggcctgattctaattcatttcgacagtcgcaattttatttcgacaccgccatgacagccggagagtatagcgattcttggggatattaaccttatcatgttgagactgctcagaatttgggttggcgcttcggtttcttggattttgttgatagtctgggaaaattatcgaaaaaataccatttttgggaaaaattatttaccagctattttattgctaaaatcgaatcttaagattgcatatattagtaatatggggtatgacaagtccgcagaaagtgtgttattttatttataaacaaattagcactcctaaatcttctttttttttcaattagtggtctgtaactcctataatttttcctttgagccaaaaacactcaaataaaaattcaccgtaatttagttctgcacaaagttattttttttccgatttccttcaacaaaaattttactcagaaaatccgagttttcccaaaaaatctgccattttcaattaaaattttagggaagtacctaattatttatcaataattaaataattgaagacatgaaagatttattatagtagattatacagaggggctaaattatggaataaattcatttctttaaaacggacgattttggagcaaaatccccaaagaggtcgatttttatttttaaattacaattttttggcatatatttcatactagtgacgtcatccatctgagcgtgatgacgtaatcgataattttgttaatgggaataggggtcgtgtggtaggtcatttgaaagggcgtttaattctctattcagtaatataaacattaatatcattaggtatttatacagggttgccaaaaaaaattttgaattaaattaattggcgcaacaagaagaatgtatgtaatttatttaactcaaaatacattgtactgctgtcagaaaatagaaaaaaaggtttatttcacaaataaacatttcttttcgcttaaattaaatcacaaacagcctccctcctacctattggcagtttgaacttttaatttaagctaaaagcaatgtttatttgcaaaataaacatttttttctattttctgacagcaatagaatgtattttgagttaaataaattacatgcattcttcttcttgcgtcaattaatttaattcaaatttttttttggcctccctgtataaataatgatattaatgtttataatactgaatagagcattgaacgcctttgtaaatgagctacaacacgaacccatattcctatttaaaaaaataattacgtcatcacgctcggatggatgacgtcactagtttgaaatatatgccaagaaatttaatttaaaaataaaaatcgacctgtttcgggatttttctctaaaatcgtccattttagagaaaatgaatttattccataatttagcccctctctgtatatcaggagaccggcgacaatctaaccaatagtttagcaataattaaaatattaattaaaaaatttcggtcgaaatcataaccagaaagattatgatacaccagaataactatgattttcatataaaaaagcactatacctattcaacgtaccttacaggattgaaattggaccatttgagcggtctcaggagtgttataaagaaacaattttttggcttataaacaaatagaacccctcagaaaatattagattaaattaaatcgacctgtttcgggatttttctctaaaatcgtccattttagagaaaatgaatttattccataatttagcccctctctgtatatcaggagaccggcgacaatctaaccaatagttcagcaataattaaaatgttaattaaaaaatttcggtcgaaataataaccagaaagattatgatacaccagaataactatgattttcatataaaaaagcactatacctattcaacgtaccttacaggattgaaattggaccatttgagcggtctcaggaatgttataaagaaacaattttttggcttataaacaaatagaacccctcagaaaatattagattaaattaaattaagttaacgctgttgaaaagagcacggcttctgtgtccttttcgaagaaaatcaaattgaattgcgaggagtgattccaggtataaccggtcaaatttgaccggcatttgcgacagagttataaacaacaggattttaatctttgaaccattagataccttttaattccggtcctctttgtacatacaaattttcatatcttcaagacactcataacaaaaaagatttatgtcactgtcaccaaattatttaattattgataaataattacttccctcaaattttagttgaaaattaaagattttgtttggaaaacccgaattttccgaagaaaatttccgtcgaaggaaattggaataaattatcaatgtgcagaattaaattactgtcaatttttatgtgagtgttttggtttaaagttaaaattttcggagttatagagcaataataaaaaaaaagatttcggagtgctaatttgtttataaacaaaatagcacactttctgtggactttgcacagctatattactaatataggaaatcttaagatttgatttcagcatgtccagcaataaaatagctggtaattaattttccttgttttttactaattttcccagattattacctcacatctttcattgagttgatgattcatgttgtggacattctcaattattatatttctaatttactattctatctaattcctcaaaacaagcaaatttcaattaaacccagctattaggcaatccaaaccacgtgacctctggttggcacacaaactaaagaagaggttatgtttgtatctatttttcaatgatttttcattgtttatcgtcgtattttggattcatttggatttcgtttcctgtttttgtgaactttataaactttaccacaatgcgaactgattatttaaggaaattattattggaaactccagatgttgcgagaaaggtaggcgaaacaatgtttatttactgttcattttgccccgatatttatcaataatgatgaattttgcaagcaataacattatttcttttattgttttagatatttattgaagctgaaaataattggggatttagatccatacggaattcagtcagaattggattttacagtaaagtgcagtccatcaagttactattatagatatgTATTTATACAGatctggtggagtctcacagttgctactctaagcagcagatgaaagcatacaaaagccttcaggcacataaatattttacagctggatttgttttgaatggagtaaaaattgttaatgatttcctgatttccatattattgttggaaaggtatgcctttattttatttattcaccattaagaaatatatggataacagtattagtgtcttttggataaattggttctaaatattagatttatttacgtttatatatctgtatgaaaccagacatattgtcgtcctaatctgtaaactgcgaactccataattctctgaaaatgatttattactgccatctatttgaattactgtcatgattgttctaaaattatattatatgaatgtctgattttaaataaagtattctcaatcattgtaaagaacgcaaatactctaataaaaataaatttttgtagttgaagaatttccaaaaaaaataaaatatttttttaggtgaagcatttccaaaaagctaatgctaaacgactaaatgcttgggtggggtgatagccagttctgatgacatagcaaatgcacattgtatgcgtatggccggtaatagtgaagtctgcagccatattgcagcaatcCTATTTTTAGCCGAGTATGCCCAGAGCAAGACAGacgaagaagaacccaatgcatgtacatatgttacagctacatggtttggagatagcaacatatgcattctctgatgaaaaactaacgagttttgaaactgttcggtcagagtgcttgttgcgctcactaaacgaactgaaatataagaagtctttggcattgtgttgcagcgatatgaaaatggttattcatttttaattataatgtacttcttcatcatgagtaattatgtattggtcttttagatgtgtatttatttttgtaattagtatcaacttgtaatgataatatacatttatcgtttaaggtacgactatgttttgactctaaaataaatgttttaaaaatcgaatcctgcctctttctgttagtaactacccatggatatcacaaattgtgcttactgataggtttgttcgtagaacgatcagcaactcttgccaaccatcagacacatgcgcattcgtagtctatgaatgctaactattaactgcacaaccctaactgttaactgctcatgcatctgatggttggcagcagttgctaatcgtttgtgtcgtactacgaacaaacctattaggtctggatcctgtgtaccaaaaaaattgattaatagcaagctgaaaatttgttaatagtttaacggtgtccagttggacaaactttgatgtattgtgacactggaacaggggtagttttaattgtgaaacagtttggaaactcagatttggaacatcagattacgaaaacatcccataaattttgtcggacagaacatccaattgatctgttaccctttcattaaattctcatgcaaaaatcagactgctattactaaccaacatgattcctgtagtttgacatggtcttcgtgttctactcattaaaatgcccagttggtgattttttcaccagtctggtttttgcatgagagtttaatgaattggtagcaaatcaatcggaagttttatctgacaaattacataaacattttcgtagtttgacattccaaatttttaacctgttctacagTTAAAACttctagtgttcccatacatcaaagtttgtcggactagacactgttaagctattaataaattttcagcttgctattaatcaacttttttttggtacgcgggatccaggtctatatggaataaataaataacaaaacaaattccctgtcaaaactgcatttattttgaatagaatgaaaaacaaaataatattgttttaacaaaataggggataaatgttaaaatttagtattaataaagtttgtcacattggcctaaaattaatgtcactagttacgttagtgtcacatataaataattgtaataatattaataaaaaccataattcctagcatgagtgcgtcctgttttttgataatttagttaggcgaggaaacataaatgagtttctaatagggcttttcattgattgtcatttgtttcgagcttccgttaGATGTTGTATAATTcgtgtataatattactatacacggattataggacatatgacagaagctcaaaacaaatgactgtgaatgaaaagccctatagagggaacacgaaaaaaattaacattatctgATCAGCTCGACTttcacagttcactactatacaagttacaggcat contains:
- the LOC114326986 gene encoding uncharacterized protein LOC114326986, translating into MTIKIWARSEDGTIDYISLTKEYVPGALNVLRKSFYREESDCLAAGVANSEDAMCEVDNFMTNMAKHGVSIVAVERKTNTVCGVAVNEIREINTHPVVTHCVDKARHTATKSFLKYVEEADDLLSIFENCKVDCYIELFCLSILPEYRRRGIALTLAKVTEELTRQLSHGKPVKQSLDDSDLPLEPIPKMIAVIFTTHGSKRLGEKVGWESARSLKMSFTKDDTDCFNVMFKKMSNSKV